The sequence below is a genomic window from Selenomonas ruminantium subsp. lactilytica TAM6421.
ATTCCAGTGAGATGGTCTGCATGGTACTGATGACGCCGCTGAAATAGGCTCTGGCCTCGCTGTCCATATCCTTGTTCAGGGATTGCAGCTTTCCCTGCAGCCAGTCATCGATATTCCAGGCGCGGATTGCCTCAGCTTCCAGCACGGCTCCGGCTTTTTCGATGGCCTTATAGATCTTGCGCCGCTTGTCTGCCTTGCCATTCTGCACGAAGATAACATAGCTGTACTCCGGCATATCCGCCAGCAGGTCCAGCAGGCGTTCCAGCGCCTTATCCTTGCCGGACTTGGCCGTATCCTTCGCCTCATCGCCTTTTTTCTCCTTGAACAACGATGTATCCTGCAATAGCAGCACATTGCTTTTGACAAAAAAAGGCGCCGTTTCAATCAGGCCTGCCAAATCATCCAGATTGATATTGCCCGTCAGTTTCTGCAAGCCGCTGGATTGTTCCTGCGGCGAGGAAAACAGTTTCGCCAGGATTCGTTCCAGAGCCTTGTCGATATAATAATGTTCTTCACCAGCCAGCAGATAAACGTGTTTCAATCCGCCTTTCTGCAAGCTGGCCATAAACTCGCCAAATTTCAATGTCCTGCCTCGTTATAATTTGCTCAAAATAAACTCTGCCTGTCCCTGCAGCTGATATGTTCCTAAACCTGCGGGCACAAAGGCGGTCGAACCCTTGGACAGCGTCAGCTTCTCCCCGCCGCCGCTGAGTTTGACAGCCCCCTCCAGCACCGTCAGGCAATGAAAGGAATCCATGCCAGTATGCATAGCACTTTCGCCCTGCAAGCTGCTATGGTAAACCTTGAAATACTCGCAATCTGCCAAAAGCTTCACATCCATATGCGGAAAGATATCAATGTCCATCAATGTCTGGGAAACCTGCGGCGGCAATTCCAAGCGCGTGACATCCAAAGCCTTGTCGATATGCAGCTGCCGCGGCTGGCCATCAGCACCGACACGGCCATAGTCGTAAACGCGATAAGTCAGATTTGAACTCTGCTGCACCTCATAGATCAGGATGCCGCTGCCAATCGCATGGAGCGTGCCTGCTTCGATAAAGAACACATCGCCTTTATGCACGGGCACCTTATTGCAGACCTCCAGCAGGGTATTGTCCTCAATGCGCTGCTGGAACTCTTCCTTGCTGATTTCTTCTTTGAAGCCATAGATCAGACTGGCACCTGGCTCGGCATCCACCACATACCACATCTCCGTCTTGCCCTGCTCGCCTTCCACACGCCAGGCGTATTCATTATCGGGATGCACCTGCACGGACAAATCGCCCTTGGCATCGATGAACTTGATCAGCAGGGGAAAATAATCAAGCTTTTGCGCCTTGTCCCCCAGCATTTTCTTTCCTTCACCCGTGAGCAGCTCCGCCAGTGTCTTTCCCTTATGCTCACCGCTGTCTACAATGCTCAAGCCGGCTTCATGGCAGGAAAGCTCCCAGCTTTCCGCCACAATATCCAAATCAGATGCCTTGCCATATTCCTTTTTCAAGCGATTGCCGCCCCAAAGATAGTCCTTCAAGGGAGCCTTCAACAACATCGGTTTCCACATAAATACATCACTCCATCATAACATTGCCCTTAACGAATGCTGACCGAACGAAAATTGCTGCGGTCACCACGATGGCGGGCAATCGAATATTCAAAAGGCCGGCCATCATCCAAAAAAGCCACCTGTGTCACTTCCAAAAGCGGCAGCACCCCTTCAATCTGCAAATGCTCACGCTCCTGCTCTGTGGGCATTACAGCTCGCACCATGCGATGCGCCGACTGGATTTTATACCCCAGCCCATTTTCGATATAACTGTAAATCGAAGTTTCCAAGTGCTGACGTTTGAGCCCATTTATCAACTGGATTGGCATCTGCGTATATTCGATGACAATGGGTTCATCATCCAATCGTCTCACCCGGATGATGTCATAAACAAAATCATCCGTTGTCAACTGCAATTTCGCAGCTACCTCTGCCGTAGGATGAATGATTTCAAAGCGCAGGAGCTGCGAATCCACTTTTCGATTCTTGAAAGTAGCCGCAAAGCCCAGGAATTGATTGGCCATGCTCAGTTCCTTCACATCTTCATCCTTCAGGGATTTGACAAAAGTGCCAGAACCGCGGCGTTTCACCACCAGCCCCTGTTTGACCAGTTCATCTACAGCCCGCTTGATGGTAATGCGGCTTACACCATACTGCTGGCACATTTCTTTTTCCAGTGCCAGCTGCTCTCCCGGCGTATATTTTCCCTGTTGTATATCCGCTCTGAGCGATTGGGCTATTTCCTCGTACTTCAACACGACTGCTGTCCTCCTTGCTTGCATATAAATATATTATATAGCGAATCGTCTCAAAGTACAAATCCTGCATACGACTTATTCAAGTCTCAGATTATTGATATAAACTGCACCTTTATAATTCGTAAGATAGCCGACAAGATTCCATTCAAAATGACCGATATCTTCCTTGACCGGCTTATCCAGCAACACCCTCACTGAAGCTTTTTCAGCTTTGTTCCTGGCACGGCCTTGGCCCTGGCCACCCCCAGGTCATCCACAGGCTGATTGATCACTTCACTGCCCTTGACATTTGACGCATAGAGCTTGACTTTGAGTGCAGCATCCCCCTTCAGCTGGCTGGCATCATAATAAAAATCAAAAGACACGGCCTTGATGCCATTACCTGCCTGAATGGGGGAACTGCTGTTGACATTCATGTCCATCAGCTTGACTTCGCTCCAACTCTGCTCCTTGTCCTCACTAAAATCCACATCCAGCTTCAAAGAACCACCAAACTCTGGCGAAAATGCAGTCTCTGCATCACCGCTATAAGCATAGCCGCCCAGATAGCTCCAGCCGCCAATGTCCTGAGAAAAATCCCATGCCTTAATGGGTACAGCTGCTTCCACTGCTGGCATAGGAAAGACTGTGGTTCCTGCCAGCGGTGACAATATCAATCCAGCTCCCAGCATACATGTCAACAAACCTTTACCTGCAAATTTCATGATTTTTCGCTCCTTTTCATCTAACTGATATCGCCTTGAATTTCATCTTATCGCCCCGATGTCGTGACAGGGAATACTCGAAAGGACGTCCATCTGACAGGAAAGCCACTTGTGCTACCTCCAGCAATGGCATCCTCTCGTCTATTCCCAGCAGCTTCTGTTCTGCAGCAGTGGGCATAACCGCCCGCACGGTACGATGAGCCGACTGGATATGCAATCCCAAAGTTTCCTCTATATATCGATAAATGGAATCCTGAAGGTTGCCCTCCTTCAGTCCTGCAATCAGATCGATGGGCATCTGGGTGTACTCGATGACCACAGGTCCCCCGTCAGCACAGCGCAAACGCTGGATATCATAGACGAAATCATCTTCCGACATTCCCAGCTGCACAGCTACCTCTGGGACGGGATGGACAATGGCAAAATGCAGTACCTCCGTATGCACCGGATGTCCCTGATAATAATCGGAAAAACCGCCAAACTGCTCGGAACGGCTAAGCTTATGCATGGCATGGTCATCCAACGATTTCACGAAAGTACCTGCCCCTCTCCGTTTTACCACCAGGCCGCCCCGTACCAGTTCATCTACAGCTCTCTTGATGGTAATGCGGCTGACCGAAAATTCCACGCACAAGTCCCGCTCCAGCGGCAACTGCCCACCTGGCTGGTATTTGCCCTGACGGATGGCCTGCCGAAGGATATCAGCCACCTGCTGATATTTCGCCCGGCTGCTCATTCAACGCTGCCTGCTTTCAGCTTCTTATAATCTGTATTGCCATCGGCAAAAATACTGGACGGCTCATTATAGAAGTCCACAAATTCATTGATCATCTCATGCCCACGTTTATCGCTGACCATATAAGGCATGAAGAAATTATGCTCCTGCTTGTCAAAATTGGCCCAGGACATAAAATAGGAGGCTTTATGTGCCCGGCAAATAGCGGCAGCTTTAGAGAACCATTGCTTATCCACATTGCCAGCCACGGAAAGACTGCCATCCTTGCGCACACCAAGCTCCGTCACGGCAATGACCTTATGACGCTCCCGGCCAAGTTTTTCCATCACTGCCAGTGTCTTGTCCAGATTCTGATACCATATACCGCTTTGGTCATCATCATAAGTATCCACACCGAAAATATCCGCATAATCATCGCCAGGATACCGGTCTAAATAACCGGCCTCATTATCAAAGGGACCATTCGGCGAATACGCATAGAGGAAGTTATGTACCCCCTTCACATCCCGCAGATATGTTGTCGTATATTGCCAAAGGGACTGAAAATCCTTGCTGCTGATATTGCGTCCTCCCCACCAGAACCAAAAGCCATTCTGCTCATGGAATGGACGGAAAATTACCGGTATATGCTTGTCCTGCAACCGCAGGGCAAAATCGGCGACCATATCGAGATAGGCACGATAGACTTCATTCAGATCCCCGTCCGGCAGGATCCGCTTGCCAACTTTCCCTGTCAACACATTAGGACTGTAACCCTTGAAATCATACATACCATTGATTTTCGGCTTTTTCGCTACCAAATCAAAATTAGGAATATGCATGGACAAAGTAAGGATGGCCCCCTGCTTATCGGCCTGTTCTGCAATCTCCACCAAGCGGCTGGTCAATGTGATACCAGCTGCCTGCTCTGCAGCCGTAAGCTCCAATTCATCTCCGGTCAGGGACAACGAATCCAGCCCCACTACTCCGGCAATGCTGCCTGTCACATCCTTGCAATCAGATTCGCTGCCGCTGTCCACCCGGAACATCTTGTGATGCGTGTCATTCTGATGGCCGTAAATGACTTTTCCTGCCTTAGGAACTGCCAGAAGATACCGATAAAGTCTGGCCGCCTCCGGAGTCAACTGTTTATCCACCACTTTGTTCGTCAGAGGCGTCAGATTTTCTACTTCAGCCGTTGTCAGCGCTTCCTTTTGGGCTTTAGCATTATCCGGCAGCACACTGCGCTCCACATACGCTTTATCCTGTGGATTATCCAGTACACTGGCTTGTGCCACACCAGCCAGCAAGGGCATACTCAAGGACACCCCCACAGCCATAGCCAACAATTTTTTTCTCATCAATAAACATTCCTTCCTCTACTACTCAGCAAAACCATTATGAGCGGACAATTCCCGGAACCAATAAGCAGACTTCTTCAACGTCTTCTGTTGATTGGTCAGATCCAGCGCAATCAGACCATAGCGATTCTTATAGGCATTGGACCACGACCAGCAATCAATTGGTGTCCAAAGATGATAGCCGAAACAGTTGGAGCCTTCAGCAATGCCCCGATGCAGCCACTCCAGGTGCTCTTTTATAAAGTCAATCCGGTAATCATCGGCAATCATGCCATCTGCCTGCCGGAATTTTTCTTCACCTTCCACGCCCATACCGTTTTCGGATACATACCAGGGAATATTGCCATAATTGTCCCGGATGTTGATAGCAATATCGTAGATCGCCTGCGGATAGATTTCCCAGCCACGATAAGGATTCATCCGTCTGCCCGGCATTTCATAAGGAGCAAAATACTTCTCCGGCATCCAGCCCTTAGAATCATCAAAAGCCGTCTGTTCCTGAGCACGGAAAGGCTGATAGTAGTTCACGCCCAAAAAATCAACGGTATTTTTTTGAATCAAGGCCAGTTCCGCCGGTGAACTTTCCCAAAGCACATTATCCTTGCGCAGGATTTCCACCAGCTTCGGCGGGAAAACACCTTTGACTGCCGGATCAAGGAAGGCCTTGTTCTTAAACGTTTCGGCAAAATCCGCTGCCGCCATGTCTTCTGCTGACTCTGAACGCGGATAAGCAGGTGTCAGGTTGATCACAATACCAATACGCCCACCCTCTTGTTGGCACGCCGCCTGACGAAAACGCTCAATCGCCATCGCCGAAGCCAGATTGAGATTATAAATGCACTGCACGGCCTTTTTCCCATCTACCTGCAACGGATAATGGAACTGATACAGATACTCGCCTTCTGCCACTACCATCGGCTCATTAAATGTTGTCCATTCCTTGACTCTGTCGCCAAAGAGCGCAAAGCATTTTTCCGCAAAGCCAGCAAAAAGTACAGCCACCTTTTTATTCGTCCAGCCGCCATATTTCTCGTATAGTGCATAGGGCAGATCAAAATGATGCAGGTTCAGGATGGGACGAATGCCCTGTCGCAGAAATTCATCGATGACTTCATTATAAAAACGCACACCATCTGCATCCGTTTCACCGGTTTCCAAGTCCTTTATGAGACGTGACCATTGAATGGACGTCCGGACAGAATTCAAGCCAGCCTGTTTCATCAGGGCAATATCCTGACGGAAATCATTGTAGAAATCAGAAGCAACATTGGGGCCCACACCTGCAAAAAAAGCCTCTGGATCATGATCGAACCAATAGTCGAAGATATTCCTGTGTGTCTTGTGGAACCGCCCCTCAGACTGAGGGCCTGACGTAGCCGCCCCCCACCAGAAATTTTCTGGGAATTGATACAGCTTGGACATAGATTACCCCTTCTTCAAGTCTTCATACAAATCAACCATCAGTTTGGCCATGTCCCGCACGGCCAGCGATGTCATAAAATGATCCTGGGCATGTATCAGCAGGATGCTTTTCTCAACCGGCTGCCCATCACATTCCGCGCTCATCATCGCCGTCTGGATATCATGAGCCTTGCCGATTTCCTGACCAGCTGCTTCAATCGATTTTCTGGCCTTTTCAATATCATGGTCTTGGGCCAATACCTGTATCGCTTCAATCACCGCTGAACGCCCCGTCCCCGAATGCAGGATCAGCTGCATGGATTGTTCTACTGTCTTTTCGTCCATCATTCTTCCTCCGTATCCTTGATTTTATTCCCGGCAATGACAAATGGTGCATAGATGCAGATATCCATTGCCAGCCACACCAGCTGCAAAATGCCGCCAGCCAGCGATCCTGTACCGATTGTGCCGCCAAAGAACAATGGCATCGTCCAGGGTACAACATATTTGAAGATAGGTACAATCCCTGCCGAAACAGCCAGCCAGCCGACAATCGTATTCGCTAATGGTGCCAGGATATAAGGAACCAACAAAATCGGATTCAAGACAATCGGCAAACCAAAAGCAATCGGCTCCTGAATATTGAAGAGCATGGCCGGGAACCCCACCTTGGCCACCGCCCGCCAGCTTTCACGCCTGGAAAAAAGGAAGATGGCAATAAGCAGCCCCAGTACATGCATGAGTCCCGCTTCAAAAAAGCCATTGGAGAAAATATATGCCGCATCACCGGACTGATTGGCCAGCTGCGCCGGCATATAGACCATATTCTGGATGGCTGCGGTTACATTATGGCCATGAATGCCAAACCACCAGAAAAACCAGACAATCCCTTGATAAAGAATCGAAAAGCCAATCCCCTGCGAAAAGCCCATCAGCGGCGCCTGAATCAATGCATAGATCAAATCATTGAGCGCCTTGCTGCCCATAAACTCCATTTGGGATAACAATGTTGCAAAAAGAGTAAAACTGAACAGTACGATAAACACCGGCATCAGCACCGCAAAGGAATTAGCCACCGCAGGCGGCACCGTTTCCGGCATCCGGATGGTCAGTTTCTGATTCTTCGACAGATGGATAAACATCTTAGACGAAAGCGTTGCCACAATGATAGCTGTAAGCACGGCCTTGTTGCCAAAATAGGACAAATCAAAGGCTGCTATATTGCCAACACTTTGCGGCGTGACAATGATAAAAGCACCTAAAGCCGTCAGCGCGTTAGCAAAGGGATCTCCGCCCCATATGGTACCCAGCCGATAGGCAAAGGCACCCACCAACAGGAAGGAAAACACCCCAAAGCCAACGGTCACGACATTATTGCACAGCCCCTGAATCACCTGCATGCCGCGTACGAATTGTGAGTTTTTGTACGCATCGCCAGCAGTATCCAGTCCCGTGAATGCAGCACCAAGATTCAAACCATTTGCGCCCATTACAGTTCCCCAGGGATCTAAAAGCACCCACTGAATGATACCGAAAAAGGACCCTACGATAATGAATGGCAGCAGCATGGAAAATGCATCACGCATGGCCAATAGATATTTGTTGCCGGAAATACGGGCAGCCAGTGGCATCATCACCCGTTCAAAACTGGAAATCACTCCACTCATCTGTGTCTTACTCCTTCCCCATCAGCTGCAGTGCTTTCGCCAGCACCTTATCTCCGCGGATCATGCCATAATCCTGCATATTGATGACTTCAACCGGACAACGGCCAGCAACGATCTTTTCTACATCCCCCTTCATATGGCGGATCTGAGGCCCCAAGAGTACCACATCTGCATCAGCTGCCCGCTGATCCAGAACCTCGACGCTGAATGCCTCGATATGGACATCCGACAGAGACTTAGCGGCAGCAGCTTCCTGCATCTTCTTAACCAGGATTGAAGTAGACATACCGGCATTGCAGACTAAATAAATGTTCATGTTAATTCCTCCTGAACAAAATTGATATAGACAGTTTTTTCTTGTTCTGTCTTTCTACCTCTTCATTATAGTATTGGTAAACTCCTTTGTCAATAAAAGATATAACTTTTATTTTTATCTTATCTCATTATTGCAGTATAGAATATTATCTTTTTTTCTTTTGTTATATCTTTTATTGACATAAATATGTTTTATAACTATAATGAGAGTTACAAAGCAAGGGAAACCAATTGCAAAACCGCGGAACTACGCATATTATTCC
It includes:
- a CDS encoding GntR family transcriptional regulator gives rise to the protein MLKYEEIAQSLRADIQQGKYTPGEQLALEKEMCQQYGVSRITIKRAVDELVKQGLVVKRRGSGTFVKSLKDEDVKELSMANQFLGFAATFKNRKVDSQLLRFEIIHPTAEVAAKLQLTTDDFVYDIIRVRRLDDEPIVIEYTQMPIQLINGLKRQHLETSIYSYIENGLGYKIQSAHRMVRAVMPTEQEREHLQIEGVLPLLEVTQVAFLDDGRPFEYSIARHRGDRSNFRSVSIR
- a CDS encoding GntR family transcriptional regulator encodes the protein MSSRAKYQQVADILRQAIRQGKYQPGGQLPLERDLCVEFSVSRITIKRAVDELVRGGLVVKRRGAGTFVKSLDDHAMHKLSRSEQFGGFSDYYQGHPVHTEVLHFAIVHPVPEVAVQLGMSEDDFVYDIQRLRCADGGPVVIEYTQMPIDLIAGLKEGNLQDSIYRYIEETLGLHIQSAHRTVRAVMPTAAEQKLLGIDERMPLLEVAQVAFLSDGRPFEYSLSRHRGDKMKFKAISVR
- a CDS encoding PTS sugar transporter subunit IIC, which gives rise to MSGVISSFERVMMPLAARISGNKYLLAMRDAFSMLLPFIIVGSFFGIIQWVLLDPWGTVMGANGLNLGAAFTGLDTAGDAYKNSQFVRGMQVIQGLCNNVVTVGFGVFSFLLVGAFAYRLGTIWGGDPFANALTALGAFIIVTPQSVGNIAAFDLSYFGNKAVLTAIIVATLSSKMFIHLSKNQKLTIRMPETVPPAVANSFAVLMPVFIVLFSFTLFATLLSQMEFMGSKALNDLIYALIQAPLMGFSQGIGFSILYQGIVWFFWWFGIHGHNVTAAIQNMVYMPAQLANQSGDAAYIFSNGFFEAGLMHVLGLLIAIFLFSRRESWRAVAKVGFPAMLFNIQEPIAFGLPIVLNPILLVPYILAPLANTIVGWLAVSAGIVPIFKYVVPWTMPLFFGGTIGTGSLAGGILQLVWLAMDICIYAPFVIAGNKIKDTEEE
- a CDS encoding PTS lactose/cellobiose transporter subunit IIA, yielding MDEKTVEQSMQLILHSGTGRSAVIEAIQVLAQDHDIEKARKSIEAAGQEIGKAHDIQTAMMSAECDGQPVEKSILLIHAQDHFMTSLAVRDMAKLMVDLYEDLKKG
- the holA gene encoding DNA polymerase III subunit delta → MKFGEFMASLQKGGLKHVYLLAGEEHYYIDKALERILAKLFSSPQEQSSGLQKLTGNINLDDLAGLIETAPFFVKSNVLLLQDTSLFKEKKGDEAKDTAKSGKDKALERLLDLLADMPEYSYVIFVQNGKADKRRKIYKAIEKAGAVLEAEAIRAWNIDDWLQGKLQSLNKDMDSEARAYFSGVISTMQTISLEFLDREFDKLALFTEERRISRALLEKIFAGLPEVSVFALLDAISERKAKKAMQLLRRQLSDGTYFTVILALLTRHVRQLWQAQVLQKQGVRGKALAKPLELNPFIAEKLGRAAMQFPEPVLKRSMLELIDADYFLKTGQAGEEVLEHVVIDLCRGAA
- a CDS encoding glycoside hydrolase family 1 protein, with product MSKLYQFPENFWWGAATSGPQSEGRFHKTHRNIFDYWFDHDPEAFFAGVGPNVASDFYNDFRQDIALMKQAGLNSVRTSIQWSRLIKDLETGETDADGVRFYNEVIDEFLRQGIRPILNLHHFDLPYALYEKYGGWTNKKVAVLFAGFAEKCFALFGDRVKEWTTFNEPMVVAEGEYLYQFHYPLQVDGKKAVQCIYNLNLASAMAIERFRQAACQQEGGRIGIVINLTPAYPRSESAEDMAAADFAETFKNKAFLDPAVKGVFPPKLVEILRKDNVLWESSPAELALIQKNTVDFLGVNYYQPFRAQEQTAFDDSKGWMPEKYFAPYEMPGRRMNPYRGWEIYPQAIYDIAINIRDNYGNIPWYVSENGMGVEGEEKFRQADGMIADDYRIDFIKEHLEWLHRGIAEGSNCFGYHLWTPIDCWSWSNAYKNRYGLIALDLTNQQKTLKKSAYWFRELSAHNGFAE
- a CDS encoding PTS sugar transporter subunit IIB, which produces MNIYLVCNAGMSTSILVKKMQEAAAAKSLSDVHIEAFSVEVLDQRAADADVVLLGPQIRHMKGDVEKIVAGRCPVEVINMQDYGMIRGDKVLAKALQLMGKE
- a CDS encoding type I phosphomannose isomerase catalytic subunit, producing MWKPMLLKAPLKDYLWGGNRLKKEYGKASDLDIVAESWELSCHEAGLSIVDSGEHKGKTLAELLTGEGKKMLGDKAQKLDYFPLLIKFIDAKGDLSVQVHPDNEYAWRVEGEQGKTEMWYVVDAEPGASLIYGFKEEISKEEFQQRIEDNTLLEVCNKVPVHKGDVFFIEAGTLHAIGSGILIYEVQQSSNLTYRVYDYGRVGADGQPRQLHIDKALDVTRLELPPQVSQTLMDIDIFPHMDVKLLADCEYFKVYHSSLQGESAMHTGMDSFHCLTVLEGAVKLSGGGEKLTLSKGSTAFVPAGLGTYQLQGQAEFILSKL
- a CDS encoding glycoside hydrolase family 26 protein, which produces MRKKLLAMAVGVSLSMPLLAGVAQASVLDNPQDKAYVERSVLPDNAKAQKEALTTAEVENLTPLTNKVVDKQLTPEAARLYRYLLAVPKAGKVIYGHQNDTHHKMFRVDSGSESDCKDVTGSIAGVVGLDSLSLTGDELELTAAEQAAGITLTSRLVEIAEQADKQGAILTLSMHIPNFDLVAKKPKINGMYDFKGYSPNVLTGKVGKRILPDGDLNEVYRAYLDMVADFALRLQDKHIPVIFRPFHEQNGFWFWWGGRNISSKDFQSLWQYTTTYLRDVKGVHNFLYAYSPNGPFDNEAGYLDRYPGDDYADIFGVDTYDDDQSGIWYQNLDKTLAVMEKLGRERHKVIAVTELGVRKDGSLSVAGNVDKQWFSKAAAICRAHKASYFMSWANFDKQEHNFFMPYMVSDKRGHEMINEFVDFYNEPSSIFADGNTDYKKLKAGSVE